A window of the Schlesneria paludicola DSM 18645 genome harbors these coding sequences:
- a CDS encoding serine/threonine protein kinase yields the protein MNPVRIGPYLIDRRIGAGGMGNVYLARHEKTDDVVAVKELPASLARETGFVHRFNREIEAMRKLKSPNIVKLLDSGSDDETYYYAMEYIDGETITARLRREKRIPWQEAVEISRQICVGLKHAHDAGVVHRDLKPSNLMLTKDGVVKIADFGVAQVFAADRLTSTGGVIGTAEFMSPEQVTGSRTDKRSDLYSLGAVLYTMLVGQPPFLGPTASDIMQKQRFGRFDPPRNYVPEIPSWLDDIVCQLLEKEPDKRPPDAFVTSKRLQEVVKKIELQESHFPASPNDLTRVDSSRPPQVGATFVRDLFRFEATSDSQSGVFAKTLNNTWVLIASLLLILVATIWFATRSRTLSDADGDGAMAKTEIEQIIQRARWRSKGGDPHSAMMQLDALESVIANDPSQKAFLKTIDRLRKGIRNQVNAPDQFSFVETALDRADKLPDEERDEARRIYSGLITLYQSDRRLAPFVDRAREKLRAIDESTNSKP from the coding sequence ATGAATCCTGTGCGTATCGGCCCCTATTTGATCGATCGACGAATCGGAGCCGGTGGGATGGGGAACGTGTATCTGGCTCGGCACGAGAAAACCGATGACGTGGTTGCGGTGAAAGAACTGCCGGCGTCGCTGGCCCGCGAGACGGGCTTCGTTCATCGATTCAATCGTGAAATCGAAGCGATGCGCAAGTTGAAATCACCGAATATCGTCAAGCTGCTCGACAGCGGTTCGGACGACGAGACGTATTATTACGCGATGGAGTATATCGACGGTGAAACGATCACAGCTCGGTTGCGTCGAGAGAAGCGAATCCCCTGGCAGGAAGCGGTCGAGATTTCCCGTCAAATCTGTGTGGGTTTGAAGCACGCTCATGACGCGGGGGTGGTTCATCGAGACCTGAAGCCGTCCAATTTGATGCTGACCAAAGACGGTGTCGTCAAGATCGCCGATTTCGGGGTTGCTCAGGTCTTTGCCGCAGACCGGCTGACATCGACAGGCGGCGTCATCGGTACAGCCGAGTTTATGTCTCCAGAGCAGGTCACAGGTTCGCGTACCGACAAACGGAGTGATCTTTATTCGCTAGGCGCCGTGCTTTACACGATGCTGGTCGGGCAACCTCCCTTTTTAGGGCCGACCGCATCCGACATCATGCAAAAGCAGCGGTTCGGCCGATTCGATCCGCCAAGAAATTATGTTCCCGAGATTCCGTCGTGGCTGGACGATATCGTTTGTCAGTTGCTTGAGAAAGAGCCAGACAAACGTCCGCCAGATGCCTTCGTGACTTCGAAGCGGTTGCAGGAAGTCGTGAAGAAGATCGAGTTGCAAGAGTCGCATTTTCCCGCATCACCCAATGATTTGACGCGTGTTGACTCTAGTCGTCCACCGCAAGTTGGGGCGACATTCGTGCGGGATCTGTTCCGCTTCGAAGCGACGAGTGATTCGCAATCAGGGGTTTTCGCCAAGACGCTGAACAATACGTGGGTCCTTATCGCGTCATTGTTGTTGATTCTGGTTGCCACGATTTGGTTTGCGACCCGATCGCGAACGCTGTCGGACGCTGACGGTGATGGCGCAATGGCAAAAACAGAAATCGAACAGATTATTCAGCGTGCGCGCTGGCGATCGAAAGGGGGGGACCCCCATTCCGCGATGATGCAACTCGATGCACTCGAATCCGTCATTGCAAATGACCCCAGCCAGAAAGCGTTTCTCAAGACAATCGATCGATTGAGAAAAGGGATTCGCAATCAGGTCAATGCGCCGGATCAATTTAGTTTTGTTGAAACGGCACTCGACCGTGCCGACAAGTTGCCTGATGAAGAGCGCGACGAAGCGAGGCGAATTTATTCGGGGCTGATCACCCTTTATCAGTCGGATCGCCGGTTGGCTCCGTTTGTGGATCGCGCCCGTGAAAAACTGCGTGCGATTGATGAATCGACGAATTCAAAACCATGA
- a CDS encoding FG-GAP repeat domain-containing protein, translating to MLRIGISVCVSIFGLSAICLAGEVPFERIKLDDTFRAEGAAVGDFNKDGKLDVAAGDYWYAAPDWKMSRIRQPLTQQGKPTDAYDGSKGYSNCFASWSHDINQDGWDDIIIIGYPGDPCYWYENPRNQPGDWKQYEIWHSACNETVLFTDLTGDGRPELILGSQPERQMGYLTLPSVEKCHEKWAFTPISDPGDPNENGTFKYYHGLGTGDLNQDGRLDVIIPHGWWEAPAKQESKSWTFHPLPLAKDNQGKPVEASNIFVMDLDLDGDNDLILSSAHAFGIWWFENPGAGSGDMFKYHLIDESFSQTHALDLVDFTGKGKPALVTGKRYFAHMGSDPGEFQPVVMYWFDIERAKGQPPKFVKHEITAGKDTGVGTQMTVVDFNKDGRLDLVLSNKKGVNLLIQQK from the coding sequence ATGCTGCGTATTGGGATTTCTGTTTGTGTCTCGATCTTCGGACTCTCGGCAATCTGCCTTGCTGGCGAGGTTCCGTTTGAGCGAATTAAGCTCGACGACACGTTTCGCGCCGAGGGTGCTGCCGTCGGGGATTTTAATAAGGATGGCAAGCTGGATGTCGCCGCCGGAGACTACTGGTACGCTGCACCCGATTGGAAGATGTCACGGATTCGACAGCCTCTGACGCAGCAGGGCAAGCCAACCGACGCGTATGACGGTTCAAAGGGATACTCAAACTGCTTCGCCAGTTGGTCGCACGATATCAATCAAGACGGGTGGGATGACATCATCATCATCGGTTACCCAGGTGATCCCTGCTATTGGTACGAGAATCCTCGCAACCAACCTGGTGACTGGAAGCAGTATGAAATCTGGCACAGCGCTTGTAACGAGACCGTCCTGTTTACGGATTTGACGGGAGACGGTCGTCCGGAACTGATTCTGGGCTCACAGCCGGAACGCCAGATGGGTTACTTGACGCTGCCCTCGGTCGAAAAGTGTCACGAGAAATGGGCATTTACGCCGATCAGCGATCCCGGCGATCCCAATGAGAATGGGACGTTCAAATACTACCACGGCTTGGGGACGGGGGATCTGAATCAAGACGGACGGCTCGACGTGATCATTCCTCACGGTTGGTGGGAAGCGCCGGCCAAGCAGGAATCCAAGTCGTGGACATTCCATCCGTTGCCCCTGGCCAAAGATAATCAAGGCAAGCCGGTCGAAGCGTCGAATATTTTCGTGATGGACCTCGATCTGGATGGTGATAACGATCTGATTCTCAGTTCGGCGCATGCCTTCGGAATCTGGTGGTTTGAAAATCCTGGTGCCGGTTCCGGTGACATGTTCAAGTATCATTTGATTGACGAGTCCTTCTCGCAGACACACGCACTGGATCTGGTTGATTTCACGGGGAAGGGTAAGCCCGCGCTCGTCACTGGCAAACGTTACTTCGCGCACATGGGAAGCGATCCAGGCGAATTCCAACCCGTCGTGATGTACTGGTTTGACATTGAACGTGCCAAAGGCCAGCCGCCGAAATTCGTGAAGCATGAAATTACCGCCGGCAAAGATACGGGCGTTGGAACGCAAATGACGGTGGTTGACTTCAACAAAGACGGTCGGCTGGATCTGGTGCTCTCGAACAAAAAAGGTGTGAATCTTCTGATCCAACAGAAATGA
- a CDS encoding amidohydrolase: MRSSYLLAVVVVCAMIVPPRTFGQGPISVFVARKIHTMDPGWPEATAVAVQDGKVLTVGSLDDVKLYLGKKRYTVDQRFQDKVLLPGFVEAHGHPLIGSITLTLPLLTYLPTVRAYGPDFPGLKTLDEVTATLKQYVAAEKDPKQMVLAWGFDVIAMGRHPDKDYLDAISTTQPVVVWDASEHFVYANSVAMKNAGVTRESLNINGVVAGKDGEPNGQFLGKTAASFFLLPQMQKFLEPTTALTKIKYLADMSRRNGITTTSELMLGSSNFELEKQLFDRFFNAPQPLLRCVAVADGVSAVNAKKEQAVEFVVSLANDSTDSLIYRGVKFFGDDSFLGLGMQVENPGYSDGRKGLWMTRPGKEMFEQWRPWWDAGLHIHVHTNGNAGNQATIDALAALQKHHPRFDHRFTCEHFGISTPEQARQLKTLGGVASINPYYLHHRSEINAPFVGADRSFTAARFKTLIDAGVPVSMHSDTPVGPPKPLEWMWVAVNRFGLSGTVRGPSERVTAQQALRMVTIDAAYTLGVEDKVGSIAAGKMADFAVLEDDPLAVPVESIRNVKVWGTIVGGTVWPASEIKP, from the coding sequence ATGCGATCGTCGTACCTGCTGGCCGTCGTTGTGGTTTGTGCCATGATCGTGCCACCACGCACCTTCGGACAGGGACCGATCAGTGTCTTTGTCGCCCGGAAAATTCACACCATGGATCCGGGCTGGCCCGAGGCAACAGCAGTCGCTGTCCAAGACGGAAAAGTGCTGACCGTCGGATCACTCGACGACGTCAAGCTGTATCTCGGCAAGAAACGTTACACCGTCGATCAGCGCTTTCAAGACAAGGTACTGTTGCCCGGATTTGTCGAAGCGCACGGACATCCGCTCATTGGAAGCATCACGCTCACGTTGCCACTACTGACCTACTTGCCAACGGTCCGCGCCTACGGCCCGGATTTTCCCGGCTTGAAGACGCTCGATGAAGTGACGGCGACGCTGAAACAGTATGTCGCCGCCGAAAAGGATCCCAAGCAAATGGTTTTGGCCTGGGGCTTTGACGTCATTGCGATGGGCCGCCATCCCGACAAGGATTATCTGGATGCGATTTCAACGACTCAACCTGTAGTTGTCTGGGATGCGTCCGAACATTTCGTCTATGCGAACAGCGTCGCGATGAAGAACGCGGGGGTCACGAGAGAATCCCTTAACATCAACGGTGTGGTCGCGGGCAAGGACGGTGAACCGAACGGACAATTCCTGGGCAAAACAGCCGCGTCATTTTTTCTGCTGCCTCAAATGCAGAAGTTTCTCGAACCGACCACCGCGCTGACCAAGATCAAGTATCTGGCCGATATGAGTCGCCGAAACGGAATCACAACAACTTCGGAATTGATGCTGGGCTCGTCAAACTTTGAGCTTGAAAAACAACTCTTCGACCGATTTTTCAATGCCCCGCAGCCTCTCTTGCGGTGCGTCGCCGTCGCGGACGGCGTTTCGGCCGTCAACGCGAAGAAAGAGCAGGCCGTTGAATTCGTCGTCTCCCTGGCCAATGACAGTACCGACTCATTGATCTACCGAGGCGTCAAATTCTTCGGCGACGACTCATTCCTGGGTCTGGGCATGCAAGTCGAAAATCCCGGCTACAGCGACGGACGAAAAGGACTGTGGATGACCCGTCCGGGAAAAGAAATGTTCGAGCAATGGCGCCCTTGGTGGGACGCCGGTTTGCACATTCACGTTCACACCAATGGAAATGCGGGCAATCAGGCCACGATCGATGCGCTCGCTGCACTGCAAAAGCATCACCCGCGATTCGACCATCGCTTTACCTGCGAGCACTTTGGAATTTCGACACCCGAACAGGCTCGCCAGCTCAAAACACTCGGAGGCGTTGCCAGCATCAATCCGTACTACCTGCACCATCGCTCCGAGATCAACGCGCCCTTCGTCGGGGCCGATCGATCATTCACCGCGGCTCGGTTCAAAACCTTGATCGACGCCGGCGTGCCGGTCTCGATGCATTCCGATACTCCGGTTGGACCTCCCAAACCACTGGAATGGATGTGGGTCGCCGTGAATCGATTCGGTCTTTCCGGAACGGTCCGGGGGCCGAGCGAGCGAGTTACGGCGCAGCAAGCGCTACGGATGGTCACGATCGACGCCGCTTATACCTTGGGGGTTGAGGACAAGGTTGGCAGCATTGCCGCAGGGAAGATGGCGGATTTCGCCGTACTCGAAGACGACCCGCTCGCGGTGCCTGTCGAGTCAATTCGCAATGTGAAAGTGTGGGGAACGATTGTCGGCGGCACCGTCTGGCCTGCCAGCGAAATCAAACCCTGA
- a CDS encoding 3-keto-disaccharide hydrolase — protein MNSRFFRLDVLVAVALFCLGTVGCQQAVAPPATPPAAGTAATPPAATVEPAVEDTPFELETDFVSLSRDQFEEFDAGPETWKASPDGLTCTGKPRGYLYSKLPYENFTWRLEYRFPRPANLKDEAKFKGNTGFLIYITGEHKLWPDCLEIQGKHLHVAAIKENGGADAVTVDDNEPARQKARKHVGQWNALEIVSKGGAVTASLNGLQISSSRPGALTSGLIGIQSEDHPFEVRRMRIRAE, from the coding sequence ATGAATTCACGTTTTTTCCGTTTGGATGTGCTCGTCGCCGTAGCTCTGTTCTGCCTTGGCACGGTGGGCTGCCAGCAGGCTGTCGCGCCGCCGGCAACTCCGCCAGCCGCTGGAACGGCGGCAACGCCTCCTGCAGCGACGGTCGAGCCTGCGGTCGAAGACACACCCTTCGAGCTCGAAACGGATTTCGTGTCACTTTCACGCGATCAGTTCGAAGAGTTCGATGCGGGGCCAGAGACCTGGAAAGCGTCACCAGACGGACTGACGTGTACAGGGAAGCCGCGGGGTTACCTGTATTCGAAGTTGCCGTACGAGAACTTTACCTGGCGACTGGAATATCGTTTTCCACGTCCCGCCAATTTGAAGGACGAAGCAAAGTTTAAGGGGAATACGGGATTTCTGATCTACATTACGGGTGAGCACAAGTTGTGGCCGGATTGCCTCGAAATTCAAGGAAAGCACCTCCACGTCGCTGCCATCAAGGAAAATGGTGGCGCCGATGCCGTGACGGTCGACGACAACGAACCGGCGCGTCAAAAGGCACGCAAGCATGTGGGGCAATGGAATGCACTGGAGATCGTTTCGAAGGGGGGGGCCGTGACGGCCTCGTTGAACGGACTTCAAATCAGCAGTTCTCGCCCCGGGGCATTGACGTCGGGACTGATCGGCATCCAGTCGGAAGACCATCCATTTGAAGTTCGCCGGATGCGAATCCGTGCCGAATGA
- a CDS encoding DUF72 domain-containing protein yields MQFFVGTSGYSYKEWKGAFYPEKFPPADMLKFYGQHFASVELNNTFYHAPTAESLTPLATQVPAGFQFAVKAPQTITHRKRLLNCDDAVNEFISAVQSLARRRGPLLFQLPPNFKKDIARLETLLNVVQKRVPVTFEFRHESWLDDEVVECLRKHSATLCAADAEDTPPVRVIKTADWGYLRLRREMYSDDDLKMWAETIRENQWSKVYVYFKHEETGTGPKFAKRLSEFLEE; encoded by the coding sequence ATGCAATTCTTTGTGGGAACGAGTGGCTACAGCTACAAAGAATGGAAGGGGGCATTTTATCCCGAGAAGTTCCCACCGGCTGACATGTTGAAGTTTTATGGTCAGCATTTCGCGTCTGTCGAATTGAACAACACCTTCTATCACGCTCCCACGGCCGAAAGCTTGACCCCGTTGGCAACTCAGGTCCCGGCTGGTTTTCAGTTTGCCGTCAAGGCACCGCAGACGATTACGCATCGAAAGCGACTGCTTAACTGCGACGACGCGGTCAATGAGTTCATCAGTGCCGTCCAATCACTTGCGCGACGCCGGGGACCATTGCTGTTCCAGCTACCTCCGAATTTCAAGAAGGACATTGCCCGGCTGGAGACGCTTTTGAATGTCGTTCAAAAGCGTGTTCCCGTGACGTTTGAATTTCGGCATGAAAGCTGGCTCGACGACGAAGTGGTGGAGTGTCTCCGCAAACACTCCGCCACACTGTGTGCGGCGGATGCCGAGGATACGCCCCCAGTGCGCGTGATCAAAACGGCCGACTGGGGATATCTTCGCCTTCGCCGTGAGATGTACTCAGACGACGATCTGAAAATGTGGGCAGAGACGATTCGCGAAAACCAATGGAGCAAGGTTTACGTCTACTTCAAACACGAAGAGACCGGAACGGGCCCCAAGTTTGCGAAAAGGCTCAGTGAGTTCCTTGAAGAATGA
- a CDS encoding PHP domain-containing protein yields the protein MRYVNFNLGLLFAFCLVTQAHAIDAIDRLTAERLEAVHQSIMTFKTERRDIPRRGPYQEYRANLHVHSAFSHDSRGKIEDIVAAAKAAGTSVLMFTEHPAKHYDVFIDGHQGLRDEVLLIPGAETNGMLVYPRQSIKDMLSAKPQDLSDFVRGREGLTFVSHLEERMDWQLSGVTGVEIYNTHADSKDEKRLMSSLRNPLWLLKSADLFQRYPQEAFSALFDYPADYLKRWDQLCEIAPHTGVSANDAHQNIGITVRMAEDDKVRVEDGLGEEVLTLEAAVFAALKPIPKDTKPGTSLFELRLDTYERSLRHVGTHLLLRELTQPAVWEALNQGRAFVAFDWIADATGFDYAATSADVRTEMGGNTKIVAGLTLSGRAPLAGHWRLIRNGQIVQEYDGSNFELTVREPGVYRSELWLKVGGEDRPWVLSNPIYITEK from the coding sequence ATGCGATACGTCAATTTCAACCTCGGCCTGCTTTTCGCTTTCTGTTTGGTGACGCAGGCACATGCCATTGACGCCATCGATCGATTAACGGCCGAACGTCTCGAGGCCGTCCATCAATCCATCATGACGTTCAAAACAGAACGCCGCGATATTCCTCGCCGGGGGCCCTATCAGGAATACCGGGCGAACTTACATGTCCATTCGGCGTTTTCTCACGACAGTCGTGGAAAGATTGAAGACATTGTCGCTGCCGCGAAAGCCGCCGGCACATCGGTTCTGATGTTTACCGAGCATCCGGCGAAACACTATGACGTGTTTATTGACGGACATCAGGGACTTCGCGACGAAGTGTTGCTCATTCCCGGAGCCGAGACGAATGGAATGCTTGTCTATCCTCGACAAAGCATCAAAGACATGCTTTCGGCCAAGCCACAGGACCTGTCCGACTTTGTCCGCGGTCGCGAAGGTCTCACATTCGTTTCGCACCTCGAAGAACGGATGGACTGGCAGCTATCGGGAGTGACCGGTGTCGAAATCTACAATACGCATGCCGATTCCAAAGATGAAAAGCGACTGATGTCATCGTTACGTAATCCACTCTGGTTGCTCAAATCCGCCGATCTTTTCCAGCGGTACCCTCAAGAAGCTTTTTCGGCCTTGTTCGACTATCCGGCAGACTACCTGAAACGCTGGGATCAACTCTGCGAAATCGCTCCCCATACAGGCGTGTCGGCGAATGACGCTCATCAAAATATCGGGATTACCGTCCGCATGGCGGAGGATGACAAGGTCCGTGTCGAGGATGGATTGGGCGAAGAAGTTTTGACACTCGAAGCCGCCGTCTTCGCGGCCCTCAAGCCAATCCCCAAAGACACCAAACCGGGAACGTCCTTGTTCGAGCTGCGGCTGGACACTTACGAGCGAAGCCTGCGGCACGTCGGCACGCATCTGCTGCTGAGGGAACTCACTCAACCAGCGGTCTGGGAGGCGCTCAATCAAGGGCGCGCATTCGTCGCATTTGATTGGATCGCCGATGCGACGGGCTTCGACTACGCCGCGACATCCGCCGACGTTCGCACCGAAATGGGCGGTAACACCAAAATTGTTGCCGGGCTGACGTTGTCAGGCCGCGCTCCGCTCGCCGGACACTGGCGTCTGATCCGCAATGGACAAATCGTCCAGGAATATGATGGATCAAATTTCGAACTGACCGTACGCGAACCGGGCGTCTATCGATCGGAACTCTGGCTGAAAGTCGGGGGCGAAGATCGACCGTGGGTCCTGTCGAACCCCATCTATATCACCGAGAAATGA
- the ligA gene encoding NAD-dependent DNA ligase LigA: MTEDAHVVAAHHEAERLRAEIRHHDELYHRQAMTEITDTEYDRLVQRLKALEDAHPALQSSDSPTQKVGGAPIDGFVTVEHRVPMLSIDNVYTEEELQEFGNRVVKQIGPEPVEWIVEYKVDGVALSLIYERGELVRAVTRGDGRRGDDVTHNARTMRGVPLRLQGDYPEVLEVRGETYIGNRDFAALQAEMTAAGEEPLKNSRNAAAGAIKLLDPKQCHQRRLRFFAHSVGSLEGATYTTHWQFLQAIQAMGIPSVAKTSVVPNFASAISHSHHLMEGLHELDFEVDGIVLKVNDLGIREQLGMTSKSPRWVIAYKWEKYEAETRVENITVSVGKTGTLTPVALLAPVEIAGTTVSRASLHNRDEIERLGVQIGDWLIVEKAGKIIPHVVRVELHRRDDSQVPFHFPTECPECQTPVVKDEEGVYIRCPNPSCPAQLREGLRFFASRAAMDIEGLGIKLIEQLTEAEKSTGSTPREKLLGSFADIYRLKDHRSEMLELERVGEKLIDNLLAGIEASKKQPLWRLLTALNLRHVGTRTAQLLASRFGTMDMLQTQTEEQLSEVDEVGPVIAKSVAAYFASDIGQKIIGDLKELGLNMGDAALAAALAEERAAGRLNGKTLVVTGTLTRFKRDEINELIQKHGGRTASSVSKKTDYVVAGTEAGSKLTKAQDLGITVLSEDQFIELIGGTPDFP, from the coding sequence ATGACTGAAGACGCTCACGTCGTCGCTGCTCACCATGAGGCTGAACGCCTGCGAGCCGAAATTCGGCACCATGATGAACTTTATCATCGCCAGGCAATGACGGAAATCACCGACACAGAATATGATCGCCTCGTCCAGAGGTTGAAAGCACTCGAAGACGCGCATCCGGCGCTCCAATCATCCGACAGCCCGACTCAAAAGGTGGGGGGAGCGCCGATTGATGGGTTTGTCACCGTCGAGCATCGCGTGCCGATGCTTTCGATCGACAATGTTTACACCGAAGAAGAACTTCAAGAGTTTGGCAACCGCGTCGTCAAGCAAATCGGACCGGAACCTGTCGAATGGATCGTCGAATACAAAGTTGATGGCGTCGCACTGTCACTGATCTACGAACGAGGCGAACTCGTGCGAGCTGTCACACGGGGAGATGGACGCCGAGGCGACGATGTCACCCACAACGCCCGGACGATGCGCGGCGTACCTCTACGGCTTCAAGGCGACTATCCCGAAGTCCTAGAGGTACGCGGAGAAACCTACATCGGGAACCGCGACTTCGCCGCACTCCAGGCCGAAATGACCGCCGCGGGAGAAGAGCCTCTCAAGAATTCTCGTAATGCGGCCGCGGGCGCCATCAAACTGCTTGACCCGAAGCAGTGTCATCAACGACGACTGCGTTTCTTCGCACATAGCGTGGGAAGTCTGGAGGGCGCCACTTACACGACGCACTGGCAATTCCTGCAAGCGATCCAGGCGATGGGAATTCCCTCGGTCGCGAAAACGTCTGTCGTTCCCAACTTCGCGTCAGCGATTTCCCACTCGCATCACTTGATGGAAGGTCTGCACGAACTGGATTTTGAAGTCGACGGGATCGTGCTGAAAGTCAACGATCTGGGCATTCGCGAACAACTGGGGATGACCAGCAAAAGCCCGCGATGGGTGATTGCCTACAAATGGGAAAAGTATGAGGCCGAGACACGCGTCGAAAACATTACGGTCAGCGTCGGAAAAACGGGAACGCTGACCCCGGTGGCCCTGCTGGCACCCGTGGAAATCGCCGGTACAACGGTCTCGCGCGCCAGCCTGCACAATCGCGACGAAATTGAACGTCTTGGAGTGCAAATTGGCGACTGGCTCATCGTCGAAAAGGCAGGCAAGATCATTCCGCATGTCGTACGGGTCGAACTTCACCGGCGCGACGATTCGCAAGTTCCCTTCCATTTCCCGACGGAATGTCCGGAATGCCAGACGCCTGTCGTGAAGGACGAAGAAGGAGTCTACATCCGTTGCCCAAATCCAAGTTGCCCGGCTCAACTCCGCGAAGGGCTGCGATTCTTCGCCTCGCGTGCCGCCATGGATATTGAAGGTCTTGGCATCAAGCTGATTGAACAATTGACCGAGGCCGAGAAGTCGACGGGTTCGACTCCTCGCGAGAAGCTGTTGGGCAGCTTTGCCGATATCTATCGCCTGAAAGATCACCGTTCCGAGATGTTGGAGCTCGAGCGTGTCGGTGAGAAGCTGATCGATAATCTGCTCGCGGGAATCGAAGCGTCCAAAAAACAGCCGCTATGGCGTCTGCTGACGGCACTCAACTTGCGACACGTCGGGACCCGAACCGCACAATTGCTAGCCTCACGTTTCGGCACAATGGACATGCTGCAGACTCAAACCGAAGAACAACTGAGTGAAGTTGACGAAGTCGGACCGGTCATCGCAAAGTCTGTCGCGGCGTACTTTGCCAGCGACATCGGCCAGAAAATCATTGGCGATCTGAAGGAGTTGGGGCTGAACATGGGTGACGCCGCGCTCGCCGCCGCACTTGCGGAAGAACGTGCGGCTGGACGGCTTAATGGCAAGACGCTCGTCGTAACGGGCACGCTGACGCGATTCAAACGTGACGAGATCAACGAGCTGATTCAAAAGCACGGCGGACGCACGGCAAGCAGCGTCTCCAAAAAAACCGACTACGTCGTCGCAGGAACCGAGGCGGGAAGCAAGCTGACAAAGGCTCAGGATCTGGGAATCACGGTCCTGTCGGAAGATCAGTTCATCGAGCTCATCGGCGGAACACCAGATTTCCCCTGA
- a CDS encoding neutral/alkaline non-lysosomal ceramidase N-terminal domain-containing protein, producing the protein MSVTRTLLRGVVSVWSVVCVAGLSTAAEPGWKAGTARAVITPKKALWMAGYGSRTEPAEGKLHDLWIRVLALEDAEGQRGIVLSSDTLGIPKAMYDEVCLQVQDRYQLDRSQVMLHASHTHCGPVIGTALLDIYPVNEQQLGDIHDYFKWLTAEIVSTIGEALKDLQPVTISRGIGSADFAVNRRTNREPDVPTLREQNLLMGPVDHTVPVLAVYGMDDKLKAVVFTYACHNTTLSFQKWCGDYAGFAQYELESKHPGATALFCMGCGADQNPLPRRTIELCEQYGKKLATAVESVLSAPRFAVRPKLESRHAFVKLKMDPFPEVSKLEKMAAEPVSYTQRWASRLLKLAQKGVPTSQEYDYPILVWRLGGDQLWITLGGEVVVDYALRLKGEFGDQTWVSAYTNDVMAYIPSKRVLLEGGYEGQSSMMVYGMPTERWAPTVEERIDQGVAILVKSLPSLP; encoded by the coding sequence ATGTCTGTAACGAGAACGCTGCTACGTGGGGTTGTGTCTGTCTGGTCGGTTGTGTGCGTGGCGGGGCTGTCGACAGCGGCCGAGCCTGGTTGGAAGGCCGGAACAGCGCGCGCGGTGATTACGCCCAAGAAGGCCTTGTGGATGGCCGGATATGGCAGCCGAACAGAGCCCGCGGAAGGAAAGCTGCATGACCTTTGGATTCGCGTTCTGGCTTTGGAAGACGCCGAAGGACAGCGCGGGATTGTGCTGTCGAGCGATACGCTGGGAATTCCCAAGGCGATGTACGATGAGGTCTGTCTGCAAGTCCAAGACCGCTATCAACTCGATCGGTCCCAGGTGATGCTGCATGCCTCGCACACGCACTGTGGTCCAGTCATTGGTACGGCGCTGCTCGACATCTATCCCGTAAATGAGCAGCAACTGGGCGACATCCATGACTATTTCAAATGGCTGACGGCCGAGATTGTTTCGACGATTGGCGAGGCCTTAAAAGATCTGCAGCCCGTAACGATTTCACGAGGAATCGGCTCGGCCGACTTTGCCGTCAACCGCCGCACGAACCGAGAACCGGATGTTCCCACGTTGCGTGAGCAAAACCTGTTGATGGGCCCCGTTGATCACACGGTTCCCGTTCTCGCCGTCTATGGAATGGATGACAAGTTGAAGGCAGTTGTTTTCACCTATGCGTGCCACAACACGACCTTGAGTTTTCAAAAATGGTGCGGCGACTATGCCGGGTTTGCGCAGTATGAACTGGAGTCAAAACATCCAGGGGCAACGGCCCTGTTCTGCATGGGCTGCGGCGCCGATCAGAATCCGCTTCCTCGACGTACAATTGAGCTATGTGAGCAATACGGAAAGAAGCTGGCGACAGCCGTGGAGTCGGTTCTGAGTGCCCCGCGATTCGCAGTTCGTCCCAAGCTCGAATCACGGCACGCGTTCGTCAAACTCAAGATGGACCCGTTTCCCGAAGTCAGCAAGTTGGAAAAGATGGCGGCAGAGCCGGTCAGTTACACCCAACGTTGGGCCAGCCGATTGCTGAAGCTCGCTCAGAAAGGAGTTCCGACCTCGCAGGAATACGACTACCCGATTCTGGTCTGGCGCCTCGGCGGAGATCAGCTTTGGATCACATTGGGGGGCGAAGTCGTCGTTGACTATGCCCTGCGGCTCAAAGGAGAGTTCGGCGACCAAACCTGGGTGAGCGCGTACACGAATGACGTCATGGCGTACATTCCCTCGAAGCGTGTCCTGCTGGAAGGCGGATACGAGGGCCAGAGTTCAATGATGGTCTATGGAATGCCGACGGAACGATGGGCACCAACCGTGGAAGAGCGAATCGATCAGGGAGTTGCCATTCTCGTCAAGTCGTTGCCATCACTACCGTAA